One window from the genome of Neospora caninum Liverpool complete genome, chromosome VI encodes:
- a CDS encoding putative 60S ribosomal protein L24, whose amino-acid sequence MRIEKCWFCSSNIYPGHGVVFVRSDAKMFRFCRSKCHKHFKAKHNPRKFKWTKAYRKAAGKELAVDATFEFEQKRNTPVRYDRDLYVKTIKAMKRVDEIKQARKERFYMQRMLAANERNEEKDYNELEKSEKLLLREGQIRREEERRRAKIAEAEKEEALVEEDEDAEMEEEKPALRKSKQKALVQQTTGLESG is encoded by the exons ATGAGAATTGAAAAGTGCTGGTTCTGCTCATCTAACATCTACCCCG GCCACGGGGTGGTCTTCGTGCGGAGCGACGCGAAGATGTTTCGTTTTTGCCGCTCCAAATGCCACAAACATTTCAAAGCGAAGCACAACCCGCGAAAGTTCAAGTGGACAAAGGCGTACCGCAAGGCTGCAG GCAAAGAATTGGCGGTTGACGCGACGTTTGAGTTTGAGCAGAAGCGCAACACGCCGGTTCGATACGACAGAGACTTGTACGTGAAGACGATTAAGGCGATGAAACGCGTGGACGAGATCAAacaagcgaggaaggagcgtTTCTACATGCAGCGGATGCTGGCTGCGAACgagcgaaacgaagagaaagactaCAACgagctggagaagagcgagaagctaCTGTTGCGCGAGGGACAGattcgcagagaagaggagagacggagagcaaAGATCGCcgaagccgagaaagaggaggctctcgtcgaagaggacgaagatgCG GAaatggaggaagagaaaccggCACTGCGCAAGTCGAAGCAGAAGGCCCTCGTGCAGCAGACGACGGGCCTCGAGTCTGgctga